Proteins from one Corticium candelabrum chromosome 4, ooCorCand1.1, whole genome shotgun sequence genomic window:
- the LOC134178313 gene encoding uncharacterized protein LOC134178313 codes for MYHFLVYMIKHFGSLQQAAKPCTTNGGLGDCEHQCEPFGNQYQCLCNEGYYLGSDRHSCFETGLKCVCKHGVCRGGGVCECVIGWKGKTCTEAQCHLQNECSGNGDCLSPGVCACKTGWGRPACNVDLCTVNRGCDVCTKQIGCGWCDDQQRCVAGSGYGSRNTQCRSWVYYGCQGAVVSFLDELTNSDEFSLLHCVRKNCQDYNIPRTQGPGSYKFCNKSATICAKYASCFDILGDKVSWNENNCRFGMMGVQHEELSQLGLSITKREASRESRQSDFDLTCLLADGCPQIACVMGFEENGTTVVDETIRIIAESNIFADDFQLLRRTAWVDTFFGRQKTLVSGLSGDESGVSGFDDVEPRTVIWIMSNAQFVQTQDVDTYSVLTEKHQQIREQLLGIIWENVVYEDLSRPLYAAIAVCLYLSTLETPVPQLLRLQAQFWYESYHGIADDLEVSESAALFINSVLDESYPPPAANGVTGSCVHGIVDPSTCSCVCKKGWLGDECTIPDCNTELGCCGSAQCSGSSNGKCIIGSGGRPECRCTPLSEWVGDCCDICRPVMSNVDPHLQAIDGHPFDYFGIGLFASCYSIPNDFGVQLLFFKYKHASMVGGATLKIGDGVASVTTTKEWNLPTLRINGTVHEVVKGTVMTLADKKISLAISQGAADNCVAEFFFQFGNGATYKIHVRYSEKIGRQYIDASLGAPILFMGTTTGLCGNMDGNCGCDDCPENSECIEGFCVCEFGYYEEEGLCLKAFCDNVNNCTSPVNGQCRAPDECLCNPGFIGADCSELAVCSDACSNHGACTDGGKCICDPDWGGERCNIPTCEALQGCLGRGNCTEFATCVCGVGWTGPTCGIAICFNLSDHNTTSCSGHGHCVEPDQCLCEEGHTGSNCEVPMYCPTVSNCSGNGMCVSETECVCYEGFGGANCDRPYCPGNCNDKGKCISVNLCQCDEGWTGGNCSQPSCEDKKFCSGHGLCVGPNSCQCDEFWKGDSCDTPFCPTSKGNPTECSGNGTCIGPGICECDKHYYGAACETTVALSIISTPADIASTLKDKLIDIGSNASNLVTGESIILSCYATSYPPGILHLYKDGKLIKKEQGVGLMLRVSSLTLLDAGRYRCVANNTAMSESKESVLSVSQPPMVISQIVSPKDVLSERNVTVLIGSRIALWCEASGYPIPDVTWSVADDMFAANVAGVKVEENGQLLVILSAAIDHTNKYTCKATNRLGDIRSLFDVVVLACISRSQGCSGNGICNASGSCECHVGWTANNCSIPVCYGNSADNRLSCSGQGRCVQPDLCDCNEEHTGSSCEFLIFCPVVSSCSGNGICMSETECSCFD; via the exons ATGTACCATTTCTTGGTATATATGataaaacattttggaagTTTACAACAG GCTGCCAAGCCGTGTACTACAAACGGTGGTCTCGGTGATTGTGAGCATCAGTGTGAGCCATTTGGAAATCAGTATCAGTGTTTATGTAATGAGGGTTATTACCTTGGTTCTGATCGTCACTCATGCTTTGAAACAGGATTGAAGTGTGTATGCAAACATGGAGTATGCAGAGGAGGgggcgtgtgtgagtgtgtgattGGATGGAAAGGAAAGACATGTACTGAAGCTCAATGTCATTTACAAAATGAATGTTCTGGTAACGGTGACTGTTTGAGTCCTggtgtttgtgcttgtaaaACAGGTTGGGGTAGACCAGCTTGTAATGTGGATTTGTGTACAGTCAATCGTGGTTGTGATGTCTGCACTAAGCAGATTGGATGTGGATGGTGTGACGATCAGCAAAGATGTGTTGCTGGGTCAGGATATGGCTCAAGAAATACACAGTGTAGGTCATGGGTTTACTATGGCTGCCAAGGAGCTGTGGTGTCTTTTTTAGATGAACTAACAAACAGTGATGAATTCTCACTTCTTCATTGTGTTAGAAAAAACTGTCAAGACTATAATATCCCCCGAACACAAGGTCCTGGAAGTTATAAGTTTTGTAACAAGTCTGCAACTATTTGTGCTAAATACGCAAGCTGCTTTGACATATTGGGAGATAAAGTTAGTTGGAATGAGAATAATTGTAGATTTGGCATGATGGGAGTGCAACACGAGGAGCTGTCACAACTAGGACTATCTATTACTAAACGAG aaGCTAGTCGAGAGTCAAGGCAATCTGATTTTGATTTGACGTGTCTGCTTGCTGATGGAT GTCCACAGATTGCTTGTGTGATGGGATTTGAAGAAAATGGTACGACAGTAGTTGATGAAACTATTCGTATCATTGCTGAATCAAATATTTTTGCTGATGACTTTCAACTACTTCGCAGAACAGCTTGGGTTGACACTTTCTTTGGGCGACAGAAAACTCTTGTGAGTGGACTTTCTGGGGATGAAAGTGGGGTTTCTGGGTTTGATGATGTTGAACCGCGTACTGTTATCTGGATAATGAGTAATGCTCAGTTTGTTCAAACACAAGATGTGGACACATACTCTGTGCTTACTGAAAAACACCAACAAATAAGAGAACAACTTTTAGGCATAATATGGGAAAATGTTGTTTATGAAGACCTCAGTCGGCCTTTGTATGCCGcaattgctgtttgtttgtacctGTCTACTTTAGAAACTCCTGTACCACAACTACTTCGACTGCAAGCACAATTTTGGTATGAGTCCTACCATGGAATTGCAGATGACCTTGAGGTTTCTGAGTCAGCAGCTCTATTTATAAATTCCGTGTTGGATGAAAGTTATCCACCTCCAGCAGCTAATGGTGTGACAGGAA GTTGTGTTCATGGGATTGTTGATCCTAGCACTTGCTCATGTGTTTGTAAGAAAGGTTGGCTGGGCGACGAATGCACCATTCCTGACTGCAACACAGAACTAGGATGTTGTGGCTCTGCACAGTGTTCAGGGAGTTCTAATGGTAAATGTATAATCGGTTCTGGAGGACGGCCAGAATGTCGCTGCACACCTCTTTCAGAATGGGTTGGAGACTGCTGTGACATATGTCGTCCTGTCATGAGCAATGTTGATCCACACCTGCAAGCTATTGATG GTCACCCTTTTGATTACTTTGGTATTGGTTTATTTGCCAGCTGTTACAGCATTCCAAATGATTTTGGCGTTCAGCTGCTGTTCTTTAAGTACAAACATGCTTCGATGGTAGGTGGTGCAACACTTAAAATTGGAGATGGAGTAGCTTctgtcacaacaacaaaagagtGGAATTTACCAACACTGAG AATAAATGGAACTGTACATGAAGTTGTGAAGGGCACTGTGATGACGTTGGCTGATAAGAAAATTTCTTTAGCAATCAGCCAAGGTGCTGCTGACAACTGTGTTGCTGAGTTCTTCTTTCAGTTTGGGAATGGTGCTACATATAAAATTCATGTTCGATATAGTGAGAAGATAGGACGTCAATACATAGATGCATCTTTGGGAGCTCCTATTCTATTTATGGGAACAACTACTGGATTGTGTGGCAACATGGATGGAAATT GTGGGTGTGATGATTGTCCAGAGAACAGCGAGTGTATTGAAGGcttctgtgtttgtgagtTTGGTTATTATGAAGAAGAGGGTCTTTGCTTGAAAG CATTCTGTGATAATGTAAACAATTGCACATCTCCTGTAAATGGTCAGTGTCGTGCCCCTGATGAATGTCTTTGCAATCCCGGTTTTATTGGAGCCGACTGTAGTGAGCTGGCTGTTTGCTCTGATGCATGCTCGAATCATGGTGCATGCACTGATGGTGGCAAATGTATCTGTGATCCTGACTGGGGTGGTGAACGTTGCAATATACCAACATGCGAAGCTTTACAAGGCTGCTTGG GACGTGGCAACTGCACTGAATTTGCcacctgtgtgtgtggtgttggtTGGACAGGTCCAACCTGTGGAATAGCTATCTGTTTCAACTTGAGtgatcacaacacaacatctTGTTCAGGTCATGGTCATTGTGTTGAACCTGATCAATGTCTCTGTGAGGAAGGACACACTGGTAGCAACTGTGAAGTTCCTATGTACTGTCCTACTGTCTCCAATTGCAGTGGAaatggtatgtgtgtgagtgaaaCCGAGTGTGTTTGCTATGAAGGATTTGGTGGAGCAAACTGTGACAGACCGTATTGTCCTGGCAACTGCAATGACAAGGGCAAATGCATTAGCGTGAATCTCTGTCAATGTGATGAAGGTTGGACTGGAGGAAACTGCAGTCAGCCATCTTGTGAAGACAAAAAATTTTGTTCTG GTCATGGTTTATGTGTTGGTCCTAACAGCTGTCAGTGTGATGAGTTTTGGAAGGGAGATAGTTGTGACACTCCATTTTGTCCTACATCAAAAGGCAATCCTACAGAATGCAGTGGTAATGGTACTTGTATTGGACCTGGTATTTGTGAATGTGATAAACATTACTATGGAGCTGCATGTGAAACCACAG TTGCTCTTTCAATCATTTCTACTCCTGCTGATATTGCATCAACACTGAAAGACAAATTGATTGATATTGGAAGTAATGCAAGCAATTTGGTAACAGGTGAAAGTATCATCTTAAGCTGTTATGCAACAAGTTATCCTCCAGGAATACTTCATTTGTATAAAGATGGTAAACTAATAAAGAAAGAGCAG GGTGTTGGTCTTATGCTGCGTGTATCAAGTCTTACTTTATTGGATGCTGGTCGATATCGTTgtgttgcaaacaacacagcaaTGTCAGAGTCAAAAGAGTCAGTGCTTTCTGTTTCTC AGCCTCCTATGGTCATATCACAGATTGTCTCTCCGAAGGATGTTTTATCAGAACGTAATGTGACTGTGCTGATTGGTAGTAGAATTGCACTTTGGTGTGAAGCATCTGGCTATCCAATTCCTGATGTGACATGGAGTGTGGCTGATGATATGTTTGCGGCCAATGTTGCTGGTGTTAAGGTTGAAGAAAATGGTCAACTGTTGGTCATTTTGTCAGCAGCCATTGATCACACGAACAAGTATACATGCAAAGCTACAAACAGACTTGGTGATATACGATCACTGTTTGACGTTGTGGTGTTGGCTTGCATATCTCGATCTCAGGGATGTTCAG GCAATGGGATATGTAATGCATCTGGGAGTTGTGAATGTCATGTTGGCTGGACAGCGAATAATTGCAGCATTCCAGTCTGTTATGGTAATTCTGCAGACAATCGTTTGTCTTGCTCTGGCCAAGGACGTTGTGTTCAACCTGACTTATGTGACTGCAATGAAGAGCACACAGGCAGCAGCTGTGAATTTTTAATATTCTGTCCGGTTGTGTCTAGCTGCAGTGGCAATGGCATTTGTATGAGTGAGACTGAATGTTCATGCTTTGATTGA
- the LOC134178185 gene encoding borealin-like, translating to MPRLPENSDRVKINFKSKIQDNAVVIPTVDGAKGKLNAKERKAYLERIIEDFDNKMKVREDQMRQDLEDARRTFERMVELEVMNLPEVLWEMPYEEFLRRGKCVHEVMMSLEADKEKEEKENEALEAVANAEAKKTFTVKREKAAASSKKRKAEASTKRKKAQRKKNGKVGETPLVTGGVGEWGPTPMVTPAIDTRLPDATPHVTKQIHDAKRKLIPASQHRYATRASVRKHTVDSPGLASVKEQLSAQLLDMIISAPDRATLRNIQVGLDDARRANKH from the exons ATGCCTCGCTTGCCGGAAAACAGCGACAGGGTCAAAATCAACTTTAAATCAAAGATTCAAGACAATGCAGTCGTCATACCGACCGTCGACGGCGCCAAAGGCAAACTGAACGCGAAAGAGAGAAAAGCGTATTTGGAGAGAATTATCGAGGATTTTGATAACAAAA TGAAAGTGAGAGAAGACCAGATGAGACAAGATTTGGAGGATGCTAGACGAACGTTTGAGCGAATGGTTGAATTAGAAGTGATGAACCTGCCTGAA GTTCTCTGGGAGATGCCGTATGAGGAATTTTTACGCAGAGGAAAATGCGTACACGAAGTGATGATGTCACTG GAGGCAGACAAGGAAAAAGAAGAGAAGGAAAATGA AGCCCTGGAGGCAGTCGCAAACGCAGAGGCAAAAAAGACAT TCACGGTGAAAAGAGAGAAAGCAGCAGCATCGTCGAAGAAAAGGAAGGCTGAAGCATCGACGAAAAGGAAGAAGGCACA GAGGAAGAAAAATGGAAAAGTTGGTGAGACTCCACTTGTAACAGGaggggtgggtgagtggggaCCCACACCGATGGTGACGCCAGCTATTGACACAAG ATTACCGGATGCCACTCCTCACGTTACCAAACAAATTCACGACGCTAAACGAAAATTAATTCCAGCAAGTCAACACAG ATACGCCACACGAGCGTCAGTGAGAAAACATACAGTCGACTCTCCAGGTCTGGCGAGTGTCAAAGAGCAACTGTCTGCTCAATTGCTCGATATGATCATATCTGCACCCGATAGAGCAACCCTTCGTAACATACAAGTAGGACTCGATGATGCCCGTCGAGCTAATAAGCACTAA